The following proteins are encoded in a genomic region of Neovison vison isolate M4711 chromosome 12, ASM_NN_V1, whole genome shotgun sequence:
- the LOC122891270 gene encoding 60S ribosomal protein L32-like: protein MAALRPLVKPKIVKKRTKEFTWHQSDRYVKIKRKWRKPRGIDNRVCRRFKGQILMPKIDYRRNKKTKHMLPSGFRKFLVHNVKELEVLLMCNKSYRAEIAYNVSSENSKAIVERAAQLAIRVTNPNARLHSEENE from the coding sequence ATGGCTGCCCTCAGACCTTTGGTGAAGCCCAAAATTGTTAAAAAGAGGACGAAGGAGTTCACCTGGCACCAGTCAGACCGATATGTCAAAATTAAGCGCAAATGGCGGAAGCCGAGAGGCATTGACAATAGGGTGTGCAGAAGATTCAAGGGCCAGATCTTGATGCCCAAGATTGATTACAGGAGGAACAAGAAGACAAAGCACATGTTGCCCAGTGGCTTCAGGAAGTTCCTAGTCCACAATGTCAAGGAGCTTGAAGTGCTGCTGATGTGCAACAAATCCTATCGTGCAGAGATAGCTTACAACGTCTCCTCTGAGAACAGCAAAGCTATTGTGGAAAGAGCAGCCCAGCTGGCAATCAGAGTCACCAATCCCAACGCCAGGTTACACAGCgaagaaaatgaatag